The sequence CTCCAAGCGTTTTGACCGCGTCCAGGAACGGCGTGAATATGTTCTTCTTTGCGTAGTCGATGCTGAATTTTGCGAGCTCGAGGATCTCCTGTGCCATGGGTTTCAGCTTCTCGACCTCATCCTTGGTCACGGGCTTGCTAACACCTCCAGGCACGGCGGTCACAGGATGAATCGATTTCCCGGAGATTATGTCCAGCATTTGCGCGCCGAGCCACCTGCACCTGACGACTTTCTTTGCGACATCCGGCAGTTTGCCCGCTATTCCTATCACGTTTCTGACCGAGTAGTCCGCATCCGGCCCCATCACGAAGTCAGCGCCGCCCAGGAAATAGAAGTGGAGTATGTGCTCCTCCGTGTATGCGACAGAATTGCAGAGCTCTCTCAGTTTCTTCGCCGCAGGGGGTATGTCCACGCCAAAAACAGCATCACACGCCTTTGCACTAGCAAGGTGATGTGACCACGGACATACGCCGCAGATACTCGTAACAATCCTTGGCAGTTCCTCTACCGGCTTTCCGATACAGAATCTCTCAAAGCCCCTGAGCTCAATGACATTCACCCAGGAATCCTGGACGTTTCCGCCGTCGTCCAGCTGAATTGTGATCTTTGCGTGGCCTTCGATTCTTGTGACTGGTTGAATTACTATTGTTTCACCCATTTTTGGATCCTTTCCTATGGCTTCGCCGGCAGTGGTCTTAATCTGCCCTGGGCACCAATGTATCTCTGGAAGGTTGCTGGTCTATCTAGTATTACCTTTGCGTCAAGGCCGATACTTGTTATTGCGCCCATCATCTCGACCATTGGATTTGCACCTTTTCTGATCGGTCCGAAGCATCCCCTGCAGGGCATTAGTCCTTTTACGCATCTCGGGGTCTTTTCATGCCCTCCACATCCGGACTTTGTCACAGGTCCGAGACAGAGGAAACCGATCTCCATGAAGCACCTTGACTCTTCAAGTTTTTGCCCAAGCGGGATAATTGATTCAAGGGGCCTCTTCAGGGAGATGTCCGCCTTCTTCTCCCTCTTGGTAGGGCAGTCGTCGCATACGCTCCTCTCGGGGAGTGAGAAAGGCTTTCCCTCGAGCAGTGACGTGAGAGCATCTGCAACGATCTCCGGCGCGGTTGGACACCCGGGAATGTACAGATCTACCTTCACAACCTCATCCACACCGTACACCTTGTCCGTAAGCGGGGGGATGCCGGCCTGGGGAGTGGGTGAAGGCTCGGTTGTCTTTGATCCTCTGTAAACCTTTTCGTAGAGGTCTTCGAGCTTCTGCTGGTTTGCGAGCGCCGGGATTCCTCCAAAGCAGGCACAGCTCCCCAGAGCAATGAGGGTTTTGCACTTTGCTCTCATTTCCTTTGCAAGTTCCCTGTTTTCTTCGTTCCTTATCGAGCCGGCCAGTATTCCTACGTCTGCCTCAGGGATTTCCATCTTCTTCTTTTCGCCCGTCTGACCGTAGAGCTTGTGGTCCATCAGAACAGGCATGTGGACAAACTGGAGTTTTGGGAGGAGGTCAAGCAAGGCTTCACCGATATCAAGAATCGTGACCTCACAACCGCCACATATTGCAAACCATTCTTCTGCCACTCTTACGGCCATACAACACCTCCTGGTGAAATGTTAGACCGGGGGCGCACCCTCTACCTTTACGTCTGTCACTATCCTATGGGTAAACAACTGGAACTTGTCTTCTTCTTTTATGATTCTGGTTTCAAAACCATCTGATTCATACTTAGTCATGGCTTCTTTTGCTTCGCCCTCACCCTTATACTCCACGCCATCCCACATGAATTTCTTCCCATCAATCACCTTCGACACGAGCACTAAGTACCCTCCTTAACTCCTGTACGGGCTTGGGCCCAGTTTCCTGATCTGTTCGGTGAAATCGGTCATGACCTGGGCGAATCTTCCGCCTTCGGCTGCAGATACCCACTCGAGCTTGTATCTCTCCGGTTCTATTCCCAGGTCCTCCAGCATGAGAGAGATTCCAGCCGCCCTCTTTTCTGCTTTCAGGTTCCCGTCCTGGTAGTGACAATCACCCGGATGACATCCGCACATGATGACGCCGTCTGCGCCCTTTGTCAACGCGTTGATAACGAAATTCGGATGCACCATGCCGGAACACATCACGCGGATTATTCTGACATTCGGAGGATACTGTATTCTTGACACTCCGGCGAGGTCAGCACCCGCATAGGAGCACCAATTGCAGCAAAAAGAAATTATCAACGGCTCAAACTGTTCATCAGTCATCGTATCACTCGCTATATTGTTTGTAGTGCTGCTTCGACCTGTGCGTCGATCTGATCCGTGGTGAATCCTCTGACCAATACGCCTCTCTTCGGACAAGTTGCCATACAGCAGCCACAGCCCTTGCATAGGCTCTCATTCACGTCAACTGTCTTCTTGATCGAACCCTGCCACATGTACTCAATCAGAGTGATCACCTGGTACGGGCACGGTTCAATGCAGTACGCGCATCCGTCACAGTTCTCATCGATCACGCTCGATACGTTTGCCTCCAACTCAATGCTGTCTTTCGACAGTATGGTGCTTGCTCTGGCGGAGCTCGCCTGCGCCTGGATTATGCTTTCCTCTATTGACTTTGACGAGTGTGCCAGCCCGCAAACAAACACCCCATCGGTTGCAAAGTCAACCGGACGCAGCTTCATGTGCGCTTCCAAAAAGAACCCGTCTTGATTCAACGGGACTTTCAGGAACTGGGCGATAGTCTTGTTGTCGTCGCTTGGGACTATTCCGGCCGACAAAACCACCAGGTTTGCAGGGATTTCAATTGGCATCTTCAACGTCTGCTCATTGACCCTCACCGCTAATGGGCCGCCGTTCTTCGAGACGGTTGGTTTCTCGCCGGCGTCATCGCCATATCTCATGAAGACTACGCCCTTCTGCCGTGCTTTGGTGTAGTATTTCTCCTTGAATCCATATGTGCGGATATCCCTGTACAGAAAGTACACGTTCGTCTCGGGCGACAGTTCCTTTATTTTCAGAGCATTCTTCACTGCCAGTGAACAGCATATTCTTGAGCAATAGGGTCTTTCCCTGTCCCTGGAGCCAACGCATTGGATCATTACCACTGTGTCCGGCTTCTTGCCGTCGATTGAGAGTTCTCCCTTGAGCGCCAAACGCTGTTCGAGCTCGGACTGCGTCATTACCCTGTTGTCTTCCCCGTAGAGGTACTCCTTCGGCGTGTACTCCTTTGCGCCGGTTGCGACGATAGTTATGCCATGTTCAAACTCCTTCTCATCTCCGTTTGTCGCAATCTTTGTCTTGAACTTTCCAATCGAGCCTTCGATGTTCACTATTCTCGCATCAGTGAACAAGTTGATTCTCTTGTTCTGTCTTACCCTTTCGATGATTGATTTCAATTCATTCTGCGGTTTTTCTCCGTCGAACAGGTAATGAATATTACGCAGATTCCCGCCGATCTCCTTCTCCTTCTCCACCAGGTGCACGTCGAAGCCCTGATCTGCCATCTCCAGCGCAGACATCATTCCGGAGAGGCCGCCGCCTATGACGAGGGCTGACTTCTTTATGGGTAGAGTCCTGGCAGGGAGCGGCTCCAGTAGTCTCGCCTTTGCGACAGCTATTCTCACCAGGTCTTTTGACTTTATTGTCGCCTTTTCGCCTTCAGCCATGTGAACCCAGGAGCACTGGTCTCTTATGTTTGCCATTTCAAAGAGATACGGATTGAGTCCAGCCTCCCTTATCGTGTTTCTGAAGAGAAGCTCGTGAGTTCTCGGGGTGCACGAAGCAACAACCAGACGGTTTAGACTATGTTCTTTTATCTTCTCTTTTATCCTCTCCTGAGTGTCATTCGAACACGTATACAAGTTATCGTCTGCATAAACGACGTTAGGAAGTGACTTTGCATATTCCAAAACATCCGGCACAGCTACGACGCCGGCAATGTTCGTGCCGCAGTGGCATATGAACACACCGATCCGGGGTTCCTGTCCTATCACATCTATCTCCGGCGGGAATTCCCTTTCGACGATCAGGCTCCCCTTTGCATCACTCAGGAGTGCGAGGGTTTTTGAGACGGCACCGTCGGCCTGCATCACGGATTCGGGTATGTCTTTGGGTTCTGTGAACGGGCCCGCCACATATACTCCATCCCGCGTGGACTCCACCGGCTTGAAAGCAGCGGTCTTGGCGAAATTGAACTCGTTCAGCTCAATTCCGAAATCCTCTGCGAGCTTCTTCACATCTTTTGGTGGCTGGATACCGACAGAGAGCACGACCAGATCGTATTCGCGCGAGACCTTCCTGTCGTTCTCGTCGAGGTAATTGACTATGAGGTTTCTGGTTTTCGGGACTTCTTCTATGGAAGGGATGCGGCATCTTATGTAGTTCACGCCATGCTTTTTTGCCGATTCATAATACTGCTCAAATCCCTTGCTGAATGCGCGGAGGTCCATGAAGAATATGTCACACTGCAAGTCTGCCCCGGCGTGCTCCTTCGCAATTATTGCCTCCTTTGTGGCATACATGCAGCACACGGAGGAACAGTAGTCCCTGTCATGGTCTCTGGAACCAACACATTGGATGAATGCGATGCGTTTCGGCTTCATCGTAAGAGGCGTTAGAACCAGGCCCCCGAACGGTCCTGACGGGGAGAGGATCCTTTCGAACTCAAGAGCGGTTATGACATTGGGAAAACGTCCATAACCCAATTCTTCCTTGATCTTCGCATCAAACACCTCGTATCCGGGAGAAAGGATGATGGCACCGACATCGAGCTCGATCTTCCGTTCCTTCTGGTCATAGTCTATTGCTTTTGCTTCGCAAACCACCTCACATATTCCGCACACGTCGTGGCTGAGATGCACACAGTAATTCTTGTCGATGGACGGTTTATTGGGCACTGCCTGGGGATAAAGGATGCTTACGGCTGGCTTCCCGTCCAGGCCCATATTGTACTCGTTCAGGATAGGTATCAGAGGACGGTCGGTCGTGAGATCAGTTACCTTTTTCCCGACCGGACATATGAAATCACATGCGCCGCACGTCCAACAGAACTCGTTATGCCTTCCGAATGCCGGTTCCAGTTTCTTCCTCGGCCCTCTTCCAGAGAATGAAATGACACTTCGTCCCATCCTTTCCTGGCACATCCGCACGCAAAGCCCGCAATAGATGCAGTCATCGTATCTCTTCTTGATTCTCGGTTCATGTACGCCGAGGTCGGCAGCGATTTTCTTAATAACTTCGGAGTCCGGACACCTGGCAAGAAGAAGCTCGGCAACTGTTTTCCTTACTCTCCTCGATCTTTCCGAGTCTGTGGCTACGATCATCCCGTCCTGGGCAAGACATGCGCATGACGCCTGAAGGCCCGGAGATCTCCCGGGGGTCTGGACCTCCACGACACAGAGCCTGCACGCACCGTACGGAGTCAGTGCCTTGTGATTGCACAGGGTCGGGACTTTGATCCCCAGCTTCTCTATTGCTGCGAGGAGATATGTCCCCTCTTCTACCTCAACCTTCTGATTGTTTATTGTAAGGTCTATCATCTCCCGCCTCTGTTGTTAGCTTTGGCATAGTTGAAGAAGAGATTAATCTCCGGATGGGTAACTCTCAGACATTTCATTGTTTCATCGAGCTTTCCCAGCGGCTTTCTGTCTATGTGATTCAGCCCGAACGTTGCCGTCACTTTTGTGCCCTTTCCTACGCCGCTGTCGATCTTCAGTTTCCCGCCCGACTCCTCGGCAGATTGAGCAAGGAATGACAGGCCGAGTCCTGTCTTTTTCCTCTCCTTTGTCGTGAAGAAAGGTGACATTGCCTGCTTCCTCGTCTGATCGTCCATTCCTTGTCCGTCATCATTTATCTCCAGGATGAGAAGGTTTTCCTTCTTGTACTCAGTGAGCTTTATCTCCACGTTCTTTGCGTTGGCCCTGATGGAATTCTCCACTATGTCCAGAATATGCAGCGACAGGTCTTCCACACCTATATCCTGACTTCTCTCCCGCCTTCCCCCAAGAAACATTTCTTCATTTCTGCAGTATTTGCATTTTTCATAAAAAAGCAGGTGTATCTGCCGCCGATCTCGTCAAGCGTGTGTGCGTCCGAAGACGTAATGAATGGAAGACCATGGTTTCCAGGAATCCTGTCTTTTCCTGATGGATCGGTTATCTCCAGGGCATCCAGGGCCAAACCATCCGGTATGAAACCGAGTTGGCCTACTATGCTGAAGCCCTCTCTGTCAACATGAGAGGCTATTGCCAGTCCGTTCAACTTGTGCGTAAGGTCAACCACCTTTTCGACCGGAATCTCTGTTGCTCCGATCAGAAGCTTCTTATTAAACCCGACAACCTCATCTTCCTCGTTGACGACCACCTGTTCTCCGTAGAGCTTTTCGTTGTTTGTCCCGCGCAGGTTCTCGTAAATTATTTCCTGCAAAGAGAAGAGCCATTCTTCTCTCTCGAACAAAGCGAGAATGTGCACTTCCTCCCTTGATGTAACCTCAATTCCCCCTATGACCTTTATTCCTTCCTTCTCTGCGGATCTTCTCACTGCAGGGACGTTTTCGGCTGAGTTGTGATCACATATCCCAATGATATCAAGCCCCTTCCTTCTCGCCTCCTGAACTATGCTCCGCGGCGACATCTCAAGCTCGGCACACGGCGAAAGACACGAATGTATGTGCAAATCCGCCCGGAATTCCCTCACGCTACCTCAGCCCCAATTCATACAGCCTGGCTGCCACCTTGAACGTGGCTGAAGAGCTGACCAGAATCGGTATCCGTTCCTCTTCTGCCTTCTTCAGCGTTTCTTCTTCAGGGATTCTGTTGTTGACGATTATTATTCCGCAAAGGTCCGTTGCGCTGGCCACGGCAACAATATTAAGATGGGTCTGGAGGGTCACCCATATGTTTCCCTTTTTGGCGTTTGCAAGAACGTCGCTCAGCAAATCGCTTGCATACCCGCCCGTTACTTCCCTGTCCAGAAGATTCTCCCCTGCCTTAATCTTCAAATCCAGGGCTTTGGCTATGTCCTTTAGCTTCATCGTTGGTCGTGAACCACGAACTCCAGCCTTGTTCCCTCGTCCACACTAGATTCCAGCTTCATTTCGTCGGAACAATTCTTTATGTTGGGAAGCCCCATCCCTGCGCCGAAACCGAGCTCCCTGACCCAGTCAGGCGCCGTCGAATAGCCGGGCCGCATG comes from Candidatus Eisenbacteria bacterium and encodes:
- a CDS encoding methyl viologen-reducing hydrogenase — encoded protein: MAVRVAEEWFAICGGCEVTILDIGEALLDLLPKLQFVHMPVLMDHKLYGQTGEKKKMEIPEADVGILAGSIRNEENRELAKEMRAKCKTLIALGSCACFGGIPALANQQKLEDLYEKVYRGSKTTEPSPTPQAGIPPLTDKVYGVDEVVKVDLYIPGCPTAPEIVADALTSLLEGKPFSLPERSVCDDCPTKREKKADISLKRPLESIIPLGQKLEESRCFMEIGFLCLGPVTKSGCGGHEKTPRCVKGLMPCRGCFGPIRKGANPMVEMMGAITSIGLDAKVILDRPATFQRYIGAQGRLRPLPAKP
- a CDS encoding hydrogenase iron-sulfur subunit, which codes for MTDEQFEPLIISFCCNWCSYAGADLAGVSRIQYPPNVRIIRVMCSGMVHPNFVINALTKGADGVIMCGCHPGDCHYQDGNLKAEKRAAGISLMLEDLGIEPERYKLEWVSAAEGGRFAQVMTDFTEQIRKLGPSPYRS
- a CDS encoding FAD-dependent oxidoreductase, producing the protein MIDLTINNQKVEVEEGTYLLAAIEKLGIKVPTLCNHKALTPYGACRLCVVEVQTPGRSPGLQASCACLAQDGMIVATDSERSRRVRKTVAELLLARCPDSEVIKKIAADLGVHEPRIKKRYDDCIYCGLCVRMCQERMGRSVISFSGRGPRKKLEPAFGRHNEFCWTCGACDFICPVGKKVTDLTTDRPLIPILNEYNMGLDGKPAVSILYPQAVPNKPSIDKNYCVHLSHDVCGICEVVCEAKAIDYDQKERKIELDVGAIILSPGYEVFDAKIKEELGYGRFPNVITALEFERILSPSGPFGGLVLTPLTMKPKRIAFIQCVGSRDHDRDYCSSVCCMYATKEAIIAKEHAGADLQCDIFFMDLRAFSKGFEQYYESAKKHGVNYIRCRIPSIEEVPKTRNLIVNYLDENDRKVSREYDLVVLSVGIQPPKDVKKLAEDFGIELNEFNFAKTAAFKPVESTRDGVYVAGPFTEPKDIPESVMQADGAVSKTLALLSDAKGSLIVEREFPPEIDVIGQEPRIGVFICHCGTNIAGVVAVPDVLEYAKSLPNVVYADDNLYTCSNDTQERIKEKIKEHSLNRLVVASCTPRTHELLFRNTIREAGLNPYLFEMANIRDQCSWVHMAEGEKATIKSKDLVRIAVAKARLLEPLPARTLPIKKSALVIGGGLSGMMSALEMADQGFDVHLVEKEKEIGGNLRNIHYLFDGEKPQNELKSIIERVRQNKRINLFTDARIVNIEGSIGKFKTKIATNGDEKEFEHGITIVATGAKEYTPKEYLYGEDNRVMTQSELEQRLALKGELSIDGKKPDTVVMIQCVGSRDRERPYCSRICCSLAVKNALKIKELSPETNVYFLYRDIRTYGFKEKYYTKARQKGVVFMRYGDDAGEKPTVSKNGGPLAVRVNEQTLKMPIEIPANLVVLSAGIVPSDDNKTIAQFLKVPLNQDGFFLEAHMKLRPVDFATDGVFVCGLAHSSKSIEESIIQAQASSARASTILSKDSIELEANVSSVIDENCDGCAYCIEPCPYQVITLIEYMWQGSIKKTVDVNESLCKGCGCCMATCPKRGVLVRGFTTDQIDAQVEAALQTI
- a CDS encoding ATP-binding protein, with amino-acid sequence MEDLSLHILDIVENSIRANAKNVEIKLTEYKKENLLILEINDDGQGMDDQTRKQAMSPFFTTKERKKTGLGLSFLAQSAEESGGKLKIDSGVGKGTKVTATFGLNHIDRKPLGKLDETMKCLRVTHPEINLFFNYAKANNRGGR
- a CDS encoding PHP domain-containing protein; its protein translation is MREFRADLHIHSCLSPCAELEMSPRSIVQEARRKGLDIIGICDHNSAENVPAVRRSAEKEGIKVIGGIEVTSREEVHILALFEREEWLFSLQEIIYENLRGTNNEKLYGEQVVVNEEDEVVGFNKKLLIGATEIPVEKVVDLTHKLNGLAIASHVDREGFSIVGQLGFIPDGLALDALEITDPSGKDRIPGNHGLPFITSSDAHTLDEIGGRYTCFFMKNANTAEMKKCFLGEGGREVRI
- a CDS encoding DRTGG domain-containing protein, yielding MKLKDIAKALDLKIKAGENLLDREVTGGYASDLLSDVLANAKKGNIWVTLQTHLNIVAVASATDLCGIIIVNNRIPEEETLKKAEEERIPILVSSSATFKVAARLYELGLR